A segment of the Lycium ferocissimum isolate CSIRO_LF1 chromosome 10, AGI_CSIRO_Lferr_CH_V1, whole genome shotgun sequence genome:
TTTTGTGACAttccaaaaattcttttttttttttctgtactCAATCAAACATTATGGTAttaaatgaaatgaatgaaatataatATCAAGAGAAACAAAGGGCATCTTTCTTGTAGAAGGAGATTTTGCTTTCTTAGGTAAGAGTGTACTGGTGATAGCAGAAGCCCAGTTTCATGTCACAACATATTCATCAATATCAACTTACCACAAAATAGGCTATTAAAAATTGTGGGGTGGTAAGTAATTCCTTCATCCTTGATTAGAAGTTTCGGTTCAAATTATAGATGGAATTGAATCGTCTTTGATATAGAATGTCCCTTAAAGTGTGATTTTCTAGCGCGATTTCAGATTAATTGAGTCCTAAAGCAGGCCGGGGAGAAGTCATGGGCAAAAAAGAATTGTATGGAGGCTGAACTTGAGAATATTAGAGCATGGCgtgccttattgatattgagcaaTTCAATTATCAATATATGAATTTTATATCCAACTTAAGGTTACTATTATTGTTACAATTAACCCATTTCCACTAATTATCATGTGCCGTATTTTACTTGACAAGCGAAAGATAGTCATGGTGTGCCCTATAAAGTCGTAATTGTTTATCTTTATGCAAAATAATATGTACCCAATATCTTAATAGCTAGCGCATGTTCTCCCGTTGGTCCCCTATATTAATTGACTAGAAACCCGGAACTTATTTTAAGATAAAAATTGACCAGCAATTTGGAGTAGGCCCGTAGTGCAAATTTATAATGCAAGTTGCAAGATTAACAACTTTAGTACCTGGAGAATTGAGTTAGGAGCCATAATTAAGAGTTTCTTATTGAGAGTCATGATTTATTGGTTTAAGTTTGGATTTGCCATTATTTGTTATCTTATGTTGGTCACtctatttcttctatttttgaaTTATGTCATGCCCGTGGAACAATtgagaatgaaagaaaaaagcTTGGTGAAGTCTTCATGGATGTCTTGTTGACCGGAGGAAATCATACAAAAACAGCAAATGCTGCAAAATAATTTACACTAGTAAAGTCAAATTAACTTTTTATATCGATCCTTTGCATATCAAACATTCTAATTTACTTCTACATTACACGTCTCTAAAAAGGATACCCAAAATTTAAAAGACTATATATGCATGCAGATTCATGTGATTCTTTGAGATTCACGAATGGGAGGGAATTAAGGTTACCCCCTCTTCTCTGATCGAAATCaataattttgtatatattttaatattttcactAACGTCTATAGTGAATTTTTAGAACTACGATGAGTATTTCCACGGTAACCACGGAGGCATTAACATCACGTTTATCTACTCatttagaacaagaaaaaatgaGTATATCAGTCATATATACTaacaataaaaacaaattaCACTATCAATATAGTTTAATCCGTAGTAAAATGCTAGAAACTAAAGTAATATGCTAGAAACTAACTTATCAagtttttaattaatatttattataaaaaatcatctataatacttaataaataacataatatatagATATTTTTTACATCATCAACTATAgaacttaaaaagaaaaattcactTAATTAGAACTTAGAAGCTTAGAACaaggaagaaattgcacggttatCCTACAAATGgcctgatctttaatttttgacctccaaaagggttggtttttaatttttgcccttcaaaattgaacttatgtCTAGCGGGACATAAGTTTTTTAAGGACGCAGGATATAACTTGTGcgatattatgatgtaaaaatgtAAATCTATGCAATGCGAAAAAGATGTTTGTTGAAGAGCAGCATAAAAaaggacaaaagtgcaaatgaccctagAACAAGAGCTCACTCCTCGAGTTGGGCCTCAGGACCACATCCAAATCCAAGCTGATCAAACTAGCACGAAGAAGCCCcttttttaacaattttttgCGTGGACTGTCTCtcatatggactggtctttaatttttgtccctcaaatagctggctttaatttttatccctgcttctcatttaatgtaaatttatGGGCCAAAGTATCCTTATTCGCTGGTCTAGGAAATTAGAGATCCTGGGTTCGATCCTCAACAGtgtaaaaaaagaaacaatttcGCAAGGGAAGatttcatagaaactatgcctattcaGACAAGgctacatagaaactatgccttgtccggcataattctgtagaaattaagttatcctacagaactatgccggacaaggcatagtttctatataACTTTATCCGAATAAGCATAGTTTCTATGAACCCTTGCCTTGCAAAATTAGGTCATAGATCcgaatttcctttttgttttttgatgtCAGGTATATTTTCGACTACTTTGTTATTATTTAAAGTgccaaaggacaaaaattaaagaccagcgatttgaggggcaaaaattaaagggcAAAGAACATAACTAGGCAATAGTTAGAAAATAATTGCATAACCGTAGCAAGGTTATTCAGTTTCCATTTCACAGCAACTAAGTATTAAACTTTCAAAAGAAAGTCCCTATAATTCAGTTGAACGTGAATAATccaaactaactctttctatttttttggaTAGAATATTTATCTTCCATATATAGTTGATACAATCATCCGAATAGATAGTTTGTTCCTTTTCtttataaacatttttttcctattttattaatacatgtaaaagttatatcataaatatatatatatatggtattttCGATAATGTCTATTTATACCATAATTATACTTggtatttttgcaaaatatatTTATAGCATAAATACAtggtatttttgaaaatatgtatttataccataaatatacatggtatttttgcaaaatatatTTATAGCATAAATACAcataatattttcaaaaatatatatttataccatATACATGgtatttttacaaaaatatatttatactaTAAATAGACATggtatttttacaaaaaatatttataccataaatataaatgatattttttcaattggaaaatattttctgtgTAACATATTTATCCCATAAATATGCAAATATTACCTTTATGTCCCATATATTTATACAGTAACAGAAAAcaatgcaaatatatatatatatatatatatatatctgtgtgtgtgtgtgtttgtgtgaaAAAATGCATCAACGATAAAAATTAACATTAACTACTCGTTTTGGTataagaagagagagaaatagagaaaatacacaaatatcCCCCaaacgtatactcggattaattatgacgcacccaacctttgcgggcgacctattaccccctcccccccggccttattttttctgtatttttgtaccccTTTTCGGCTGACGTGGCACAAAAAAAATAGATGCCCAGTTGCACAGTGaagagtgttgcacactctccgccacatCAGCACCACGTCAGTGCCACATCGGCGCCACGTTGGAACTTtctaaatttcaagaaatcaatccATTAACACAACCCATtcaatttcaagaaatcaatcataaatatttattatcttcttcttcattcaatccattatcttcttcttcatttcaagaattcaatcaacctattttcttcctccattaacacacacacacattcaacccatttgaATCTATTGTGAACAACGGTCTCCATTGGTGGGTGTTTGAGGTTTCAAACCTTGCTGCTAGAAACGTATTTAATCATCGAAATAAAGTCTGGAAACATGAAGAACACAGCTGTCCGCCATTGTTGAAGCTCAAAGCTTCAAGTTCGAATTTTCGGGTTGCCGCAAACGAGCTCCATTTTGAGTGGGTAATATATCAAAAGAACCGCCTCGACGAGAGGAGTTCGAAAACTAAAATTTTGGGTTGTTTGGTTGAGATTGAAGTGTATTTGGGGTGGATTTACAGAGCAGTTGTATGAAGAACGTGATGAACATAGCTGCTGCCCAGAATTTGCAGAACACGAAGAATGTGTGTGCGCTAATGGAGGAAGGAAATGGGTtagttgatttcttgaaaagatatgtatgattgatgataaaattgaatgtgtgtgtgttaatggaggaagaaaatggattgattgatttcttgtgtgttaatggaggaagaatattggttggttgatttcttgaaaataagctctttatgattgatgatgaaattgaatgtgtgtgttagtggaggaagaaaatgggttgaatgtgtgtgtgttaatgaaGGAAGAATATgagttggttgatttcttgaaaataagctttttatgattgatgatgaaattgaatgtgtgtgttaatggagcaagaaaatgggttgattgatttcttgaaatgaagaagaagaagaagaagggtttagtgatgaagaagaaaaaaattaatggagggtttaatggttatttagaggttaattagtgtaaatataattaataaaagaaaaatcaaatgaaaaaaagaaaggaaaagtggcACCAATGTGGTAGTGATGTGGCACTGATATGGCGGAGAGTGCAACACTCTTCATTGTGCAACTGggcatttaattttttttgtgccaCTTCAGCCGAAAAAGGGTACAAAAATACCGAAAAAATAAAgtcaggggggtaataggtctccggcaaaggttgggtgcgtcataattaatccgaataTACGTTGGGGGTATTTGTGTATTTTCTCGAGAGAAATAGGAATACAAAATAGTAGGAGAATAAAAATGAATCCTTGATTAGTGGACTTATCCCtttcaaatattttcttaaCTGTATGGATTTTGAGTTGCccttttttaacatttttttgtgcggaatcCCTTTCAAAGgcaccggtctttaattttcgtcccttaaattggtggtctttagttttttccCTTCGCTAAAAACTCCttggttccaggttcgaaccctcgcttagtcaaaaattttaaaaaaaaatcgcaaggtaaagtttggattcgcaaggcagagttttaccTCAAACTCTATCTGCTCGGGCAGAGTTTTGCTActttaaggcagagtttgaactGCTTGATCAggctgccttaaggtagagttttgccttcaggcatgaCAGAACTCTGCCTTGCCTTATACCTGAGGCAAAACTCTACTTTAAGGTAGAGGTTTGTattaaggcaatttttttttattcaattgaaATTTTGTAAATCTGTGCCTTAAGGTTTAACTTTGACTGAATAAGCTTAATTTTATGACGAAACTCTgccttataaattttttttgattgagcAGAAATTTAAACTCAGGATTTCGGGATATTAGGTgaggaataaaaataaaaaaccagtgcctttgaagggaaatcgcGCAGACGACCCCTTTTTTAACTCGAGACGCATCAAACCAATATATCCAATCAGTCCAATCAAACCCATCATAGACTGCTTGCACGCGCCAGCAACGGAGCGtgagaaaaacaacaaaagtttcTCAATCGTATATAGGACTCCGACCCGGTAAGTAAAAAGGGAACATCAAAGTGGACTCTATTTCTTAGCTAAAGGGAGACCGACAagtctctctctttctctcttcaatCCAAAAAAGGGATCATTTTATCGATCGTGTCGAAAACTCCATTTCTCAGAATCTTAGGTTGTTTCTCTAATTCAACCATAAAATCTTCAAATGTTTTACCTTAATTCATCATAAATTTTAATAGGAAATTGGCTCACCTAATTTGGATTCCCAATTGGTTTACCTAACTCCTCTATCTCTTTCTTTGTTTAATTATCTTTATCTTTGTTTATTGATTATTCAATTTTGCTCTCTtgccctttttttctttgttatcACAGATTTTAACCCAAATTGAGAGGCTAATGGCTGTAGCTTCTGATCAAGCCACCAGCATCTGCAGTCACtggtaatattttttaattatatttacttttcatgtttttgttCTTCTTGCTTAATGGAAGTTTATCATATGATCAAATGATAAATTGAGGTAAGAATATGAAGTAATTGACTGTGATTTCGTGATAACAAATGTTACGAATTTATATATTGAGTTGGTATATGTGAGGTGTAGCTAATTTCCTTAAATTTAGAAGCAAAACAACTTCTAGTTacatttaattttataaaatgagaGGATTAATTTGTTGATAATCAACATATACTATTTCTACGAATCCACTTCATTATTGGTAATTTCATTTTAACTATGTTTGTTTCTGTTTATAATTTAATGCACTCTTCTGCTGGAAAATAGCTAGGAACAGAGAAAGGTGTATTAATTATCGTAGTTCTTAGCTTAATTAACGAAAATTATATTACTCGAAAGTTGCTTTTTCCTATGACTACTTTAACTGCCCCTGTATTCTTATATGGATCAATGAGCATCAGTTTGGTCGTTTCTTGCAGCTTAGTGGATTAATGTTACTTATTATTAGCATAATTTTACTCTATAGATATGGTTCTGCAACGAAGAAGAATCTTATCTCCAGTTTAATGAAGCTACATagaatatatgaatatattccGCTTCCGCTATTGGAACCAGGGGCGATTTTAGGCTTTATTTTTGGagcacgtgaacacatggtctcgCCGTAAAActagatattttatgtatatattttctaaaattagtataatactaCCTATTGGAACACATACTACAAAAGACCaaatggtgcacttggttgaaagttgagttatttacctagGGGACTAGGGATCAATTCCCGCTTgatacattttttcttttttctttttttttagtggTGAACTCATGCTCCagaaatcctagattcgcctctAATTGGAACTGAAGAATCTTTTAAAAGACGATACATAATTTAAGCAATAGTGGAGATCAGTGTAATTTTTCTTGACAAGGATCTTTTAATATGTGTATTTTTCTGGCAATATTGCCAATATGCATTGCTACTAGTGTCATGCTTGTTTTATGTTCcggttgtttgattgttgatCCTTCTGTTTACTTCTGATGTTGCGGCATTCATCTCCTACTAATTCGAATGGTGATATTTACAGTGACAGAGCAATTCCTTCCACCAATATTGATCTTCATTTTGCTCACTGCTCCCGGAATCTTGAAAAATGTAAAATCTGTGAGGATATGGTTCCTAAAAAATTTGCGGAGGAACATTTCTTGAGCACTCATGCTCCGGTAAGTGAGCTTATTTGTTTGACCTCTTTTCCTCTTTGTGAGTGATGATGGGATTGGGTAgaaaaaagattattttcttgctatttaCTTATCCTCGAATTTTTGGTGCTAGGAGTGCACAAGTAGGAGTATGACTGTATTTTGTGATCCCAATAGATGTTACTTATTTGAAGATAGATGTCTACGTTCATTATTTCACGTACAATCCATTTGCTGATCATCATGTAGATATTGTTTACATGAATGCATTTGTAAATTATTTCATCTATCTATAAATGTTTGTAAACATGTATTAAtgtagggtttttttttttaatacttatGTTTATTCCCACATCAATGATTTTCCCAGGGCTTTGCTTTGCTGGTATGAGCACAATGCACAATATATAGGTTAAGCGCACGACACAAATTCTAATCGTGTCATAGACTAAAGCCTGGTCTTAAGTGGGGAAGGGTAGAGCGGCAGGTCCATTGTCAGTCGAGTTTCGAACCGTGAGCCAGCTGGCCCTCGAGTTTCGAACGATTTAGGGTTTTGATTAGTGATAAACAACATGAACAGGTAGGGATAAACTGCATTTGCAATAGTTTTTCTTTAAGAACAGACTGCTAGCAACTATCGAGCAAATAAGAGATAGTAAGGCTTTAGAGAACCCAAGATGTATTGGCTCGTCCCTTTGCTTTTCAAGAATTATCGATGGATAAGtaatttgtttttcaaaaatggaTAAGTAATAAGGATATTGAATAGGAGAACCATCTTTAAGAGTACTGGATTTGGGttaatcttttctttcttctcaagGATCTAGATATGTACAAGAGATTGATAAAATGTTTTCTCACCTTTTCTCCATCAATTTTTTATTGAGAGAGCAGGATGGGATTGCCACGGGCCAGGAAAATAATATTATGTTCGctcttttttgtattttagatGGTAACTCCGTAAGCCAAACTATACCTTTTGATGTATTACTCTGCTTGTTTATTTTTAGGTTGCCTGTTCGTTGTGTAGCGAGACAATGGAACGTGAGATTCTTGCTGTTCATAAAGGTGAAAATTGCCCAAAAAGGATTGTGACATGTGATTATTGCGAGTTTCCTTTACCTGCGGTTGATTTATTCGAGCATCAGgtaataagaattatcaaagatCTGACATCTTTTCGTGTTTTCTATCTTCGGGAGTAATTGGATTTTAGCATCTTGCTCTTTGGTGTGATATTTAATTTACACTGCTTTGATCAGGAAGTATGTGGGAACCGAACAGAATTATGTCATCTTTGTAGCAGATATGTTAGACTCCGCGAAAGAGATGTTCATGAGAGTAGATGCAATGGAATCATAAGTAATGTTGCCGAATCTTCCAGGTATTAAAGACAGTATTTGTTTAATTGGCTTTTCGCAAATATTCTATCAAGTTCCACTTCCATTGGGAACATGCTATATTCCCTCGCATTTCtattgtcccttttttttttttgcgtaaaTGTGCATCTTCTGTCATCTTAACTCGATGTCTTATTTTCCTCTCTTATTGGTACACCAACCTTATGTCTATCTTGTGTCATAGTGATTAGTGAGGACTTAACTCCTACAAGCGAAAAGGAATAGATTATAGTAAAGCAAATTATGAGTAAACATCCCTATAAATGCATCATGATTTGTGGTCACGACTTATGAGCCTATCATTATTTTTATAGCTAGAAATGAAGAGGAGAAATTTTGACCTGACTTCGTCATATGTACATGTTAAGTTTGCCAGGAATAACTTCATAAGTCACACCACCATGGATTCGATTTTGATCGAATCCCCTACGACCACAGTACACGGATGGAATCAAGGAGGAATGTTTGGATATGTTGATATTGAAATATGCAAATACAGCCAAGGGGGTGGCCTaatggtcaatgaagtgggttgggAACTATGAGGtctcaagttcaaatcctagCAGAGGGTGACTTCTTTCCATCTGTCATAgccttggtggatagagttatGTGGTACCTGttgttggtgggaggtggcaGGCATCCCGtagaattagtcgaggtgtgtGCAAGCTTGCCCGAACACTAcggttatttaaaaaaaaaaactgtgcaAAGTATAAATGGAAATCATTATTTCTTCAACGGACACAAGCATGCAAATAAGATTTTATGGTAAAATCTAGAATGGACAGAACACAAGGACCTGAAAGATgtttatctattctttagttctCATCCCTGATGCTATAAGGTTAATGACAGcagatataaaaatgtatagAGTTTTTTTTACATACGGCCCACTTAAAGACAAGACTCCAAAGTATCCAAAGCTTgcatttgaacttttttttttttttccctgattaataaaaaattcatatttttctGTGATATCAGTcgttcaatttttttctctgCGTTGATTAAAGAAgtatctgtttttttttttcccagctACCCAATGTTAAAGTAGCAATTCTCTTTCCTATATATTTCATAGCATCGCCGGTTGCCATATTTCAACTCTCCAATAACTCTCTCAGCCTCTGTTAGTATGTGGATGGCCCTTAAAATGATCCATGGCTTTGGTTAGCATACTTGCAATTTAACCAGCCAAAGCCCCATAAAATGAGCTAGCGAAATGTTTTTGACCCTTAATCTTATCCTCTTTAAATACCTAATGAACTTATCAGGAGGAAGTCTTTCCGTTTCTTTCGTATACAGAAGATGGCTCACATGTTTAGACTGTGCACTCGCAAGTTTACAGTGTCTGTGTATGCAGAATTCAAGTTTGAGACATTGTGGCTGTAGATTCTGTCACAAGGCTTAGTAGTGTATTAAATAAGATACCTAGTGTTTAGTGTAAAATAGTGAATAAGAAAACAAGCAGTTGTGAAATCATGCAATGATCTATGCTAAAAGTTTTAAAACAGTATATTAAGAAGTCACTAAAATTCATAGATTCCAAAGCCTGAGCATATGGTCTGTTTCATATTTGCTCACTATAGTGCAATCTGTTTGCTGTTCATTTGTTGAAGTGAATTCCCAACATTTTCTCTCAAACCCGTAAATTGGAACCAGATCTTGAACATTCTATTGAACTTTCAGTGCCATAACTTATAtggtatttatttttcatttctttgctCTTTGGTTTCTCTGAAGGAACACGCACGCAGCTGAAAGAGATCGTGGTCCTCCAAGAAGGCAGCCACAAGAGTTCACCAAAAAGCGGCTTCTGTTTACAATCGCGATAACAGGCATTGCTGTTTTATTAGGCTCACTTCTTTTCCAGAGGAAAGTCTAGCGGGCTCAAGTGCACTAATACTGAAGACGCTGTCGGCAGGCTCTGCCTTTCATCTGTCAACTGATACCTCAAATCACTAGAATTTCTTACTATCAGAGTCCTATAAGTAATAACCATATGCCTAAAATTTCCATCTGTACAAGTAGTTAATATGTGAATCCATTTCTTATGAGATGAGTTGGACTGCCTACGGGTTTATGTAAAGTGGAAGTTGATCAATCTGTATCTTTAGTGGTAGTGAAAATAATGTAACTgcctttttgaaaatttgtccGTAATAAAGTTGAAGCAATGGTGTTTGTGTCGTATTATTCCATGATGACTAATATTCAATGCCTCTGTATGAGCTCTGTTTTATGGATATAATTAACATATCATAAAATTGTGGAGAAACTTGTATTCCATACACTGACTTCACTTGCCTAAAAAGCTTAGGGTCGtgatttctttttgtttccCCACCTACCTCTACTGAGGCCCAACCACCAACCGTCCGCAAACAACTTGGGCGGCTTCAAGAAACCTGTTACTACTATAATATTTCACACTCATATTATATTAGTTTATAATGATTAAATAAGGtgaaaatattatataaatCGAACTGTAGTTAGATAAGAGAATTTATGCAAACTCATATCATGCGAGTTTTACTCATTACCATTTTCCCTTCTAAAAGTTTTGAGTAGCAACTTATGTCATACGATAAACAAAAACATTCTCATGCCATTTGTATGTTCCAAAAGACGAACTAACGTAATTAACTTTCCAATTACTTCAATGTTGGTTTTTGTCCTAGACGGTATTCTAATTTAATATGAGGAAGACAGAATTACTCCAAAAAGTTAGTACTCCTATTTTTTTCCGGTTCTTTAATTAGATATTCGACAACAATAAGTATAATAAATAATAGTATTTGTTAAATATCACTcctaatattataatataataatcataatactAACAAccacaaaggaaaagaaaggaaggagacactattaaaaatgaaaaatatattccTGTCGGCCCCTTCAGTTTGAAGTACACAGCAGTAGCCAACTCCAAAATTCTCTGTGCAATATCATTTTTTTCCCAACAAAATTGTTCCAATACATTGAAGATCATATTTTGGAAAACTCCAGCGTACAATAAAACAAAGATTTCCGATTAAACAAAGACGCATATTATCTTTGTGATATTAgaggatcagaaagaaagaaaaaaagacatttGCTGAATATCCAGATTTTATT
Coding sequences within it:
- the LOC132033585 gene encoding uncharacterized protein LOC132033585, with product MAVASDQATSICSHCDRAIPSTNIDLHFAHCSRNLEKCKICEDMVPKKFAEEHFLSTHAPVACSLCSETMEREILAVHKGENCPKRIVTCDYCEFPLPAVDLFEHQEVCGNRTELCHLCSRYVRLRERDVHESRCNGIISNVAESSRNTHAAERDRGPPRRQPQEFTKKRLLFTIAITGIAVLLGSLLFQRKV